Within Dysgonomonas sp. HDW5A, the genomic segment ACAAAGTAGCTTTATACAATGCCAATAATCAATTAGTTACAGATAAAAGGCTATTTGCAAATGAATTTGGTTCATTAGCTGGCGAGTTTGTATTACCTCAAACCGGACTCTCGGGACAATATAGAATAGAAGTGGGGGAGACTTCCCAATATTTTAGTGTTGAAGAATATAAACGTCCTACTTTTCAAGTAACATTTGACCCAATAGAGACGAGTTATGCTTTTGGAGATGTCGTAAAATTGACAGGACATGCCGAGAACTATTCGGGAGCTAAAGTTCAGGGAGCTAATGTGGAATATAATATTACAAAAAGTTCTTTCTTTAGATGGTGGTTTCCTTCTGCTACTGAAAATATAGCAAATGGAACGGTTACGACTAAAGATGACGGATCATTCGAAATTATTTTTACAGCTCCGTTAAATGATTCTCCGGCAGGCTTATTTAATAATAATATATTTAATTTCTCGGTTGAAGCCGAAGTGACTGATATAAATGGAGAAACACAGAGTGGGAATTCTAATTTTGTTATTGGCGATGTATCAATGATATTATCAGCCAATATTCCTAGTCAGTTAGAAAAATCATCTAAGGAGAAGATTCATGTAACCGCTACTAACCTTAATGGACAGCCTATTCAGACAAAAGGTACTTATACAGTATATAGTGTGTTACCTAATGATAGCATAAAAGCAGAAGTGTTATCGGGCAATTTTACGACTGATACTGCCACTTTTGATCTGAAAACAGTAATTGCCAAACTACCATCAGCAAAATATCTTTTATCGTTAAATTCTAAAGATGATAAGGGTAGGGATGTAGTATCTCGTAATTATTTTATTCTTTATTCTTTAGATGATAAAAATCCGCCCATTGATACGAATGAGTGGTTTATAAAAGAGCAAACTACTTTTAATGCGTCTAAGAATGCTGAACTAATCCTGGGAGTGTCAGCTAAGAATGCAACTATTCTTTATGACTTACTAAAAGGGGATAAACTGCTAGAACGTCAACATTTAGAATTAAGTAATGCAAATATAAAATTTGTCATTCCTTATAAGGATGAGTATGGTGATCAGATATCGGCTGTATTTACTTATGTAATAGATGAAAAGCCATATATACAACAAGTAATACTTACTAAATCAGAGGAAGCTAAAGAATTGAAGTTGAAATTTGAAGTGTTCAGAGATAAACTTCGCCCCGGTCAACAAGAAGAATGGAGAATATCTGTCAGGGATAATCAAAATAAACCCGCTTTTGCGGAATTATTAGCATCTATGTACGATAGTTCATTAGATCAGTTAAGCTCACCAAACGTTTGGCGATTTGATCCTCAATATATAGAGTCCATTTATCCCAGACCATTCGATATAGGATCTGCTTTTGGTACAGTTAATGGTTCATCTTCATTTAGGGTAGCCAATAAGTATGATTATAAGCCATTTAATTGGGATCGATTAAATTGGTTTGGTTTTAATTTTTATGGTTATTATTCAGGTTTTCGTCTAAGAGGTGTATCAACTTTAGCTCCTGCTCCAGAAATGGCCTTACAAGGAAAAGTAGCTGGATTGGCAGTTATGGATGCAGCAAATAGAGAATCTGTTCAATTCACACCTCCTGTCATAGAAGAGGATATGGCTGTTTCTGAGGGTAATGGAATAAGCGGATCTGCTCCACAAATCCGAAGTAACTTCAATGAAACTGCTTTTTTCTATCCGCAATTAAAAACAGATAAAAACGGAGAAACAATTATAAGTTTCATTGTTCCCGAAAGTAATACAACATGGAATTTCAGAGCTTTGGCTTATGATAAATCGTTAAATATAGGAAATTTGGTTGCATCAACCGTGTCTCGTAAAGAACTTATGGTTACTCCTAATATGCCTCGTTTTGTGCGTGAAGGTGATAAAACGAGTATATCTAGTAAAATATCTAATTTGTCGGACAAAGCTGTTAGTGGAAGAGTTAGGATTGAATTCTTCGATCCATTGACTGATAAGCCAAGTACAATTGTAGTAGCTAATCAGTATCAGGATTTTAATTTAGAAAAAGATGCTTCGGGATCAGTTGCATGGTTATTTGATGTTCCATCGAATATAGATATGTTAGGTTGTCGTATTATTGCTGAAAGCGAATCTTTTAGTGATGGTGAACAGCATGTAATGCCGGTACTTCCTAACAGGATGCTGGTAACAGAAAGTATGACAATGAATGTCAATGGTAGTCAGACTAAAGATTTCACATTTGATAAATTTGTGAATAACAAATCCAATACATTGTCTAATTATCGCCTGACTCTCGAATATACAGGCAATCCGGCTTGGTATGCTGTACAAGCTTTACCTGTTTTGAGTAATCCTACGAATGAGAATGCTGTAAATTGGTTTGCCAGTTATTATGTAAATACTTTAGGCTCGTTTATAATGAAACAGTATCCTAAGGTTGCTACAATGATTGATGCATGGAAAAAACAAGGAGGAAATAAAGAAACGCTTGTTTTGAAATTGCAAAAGAATGAAGAACTGAAAACTGTACTATTAGAGGAAACTCCTTGGGTTTTAGATGCAAAAGATGAAATAGAGCAAATGAATCGTCTTTCATTATTATTTGACCTGAATAATACCAATATGCAAACCAGTCAGGCTATAGCTAAATTACAGGAATTGCAAAATCCCGATGGAGGTTGGTCTTGGTACAAAGGTATGTACTCGAGCCGAAGTATGACACAGTATATACTATACGGATTTTCAGAACTTGTAAAACTCAATGCTGTTGAGTATCCTGAAGAAGTACGTATTATGCAAATGAATGCTTTGAAGTATATTGATGCTCAAATATTGGAAGATTATAAAAACTTGAAGAAGTATAATAAAGATTGGCCGAAAATAACTAATATTTCTACTAATCAGCTTGAATACTTGTATGTAAGGTCAAATTATAGAGATATTCCGATTGATCAAGCTACAAGAGAGGCTGAGAAATTCTATACTTCTGTGGTTGAGAAAAATTGGACTAACCTGAATCTTTATGAACGATCGTTGCTTGCTGTCTTATCGGTGCATAATGGCAATAAAGTGATGAGTGACAAAATAATGAACTCGATTCGAGAATATGCAACTATTAATGACGAAATGGGTATGTTCTGGGCAAATAATACCAGCAATGCCTTTATGAGTAATTCTGCTGTAACTGTTCATTCTTTCATTATGGAAGCTTTTCAAGAAACAAAAGCATCAGCAAAGGATATGGATTTAATGAAACAGTGGCTGCTGAAACAAAAACAAACTCAGGTTTGGGAATCTACTCATGCTACTATTGATGCTATCTATGCTCTTTTGAGTACCGGTAACGATTGGTTTACAATAAGTGGAGAGTCTAAGATATTTGTAAATAATCAATTAATTGAGTCATCGGATAAAGAATTGGGTACAGACTACATTAAGCAATCATGGCTAGGTGACCAAATATCTTCATCGATGGGGAATGTGAAAATTGAAAAATCAGGAGACGGGCCTGCATGGGGAGCCATGTATTGGCAATATTACGAAGATCTGGATAAGATTACAACTCAAAAAGGAGAATTGAACATCGATAAGAAATTATTTGTAGAAAAAGCATTGGATAAAGGGAAAACTTTAGTTGAAGTTACCGAATCTAATCCATTAAAGGTGGGTGATAAAGTAGTCATGCGTTTGACCGTTCGAGTAGATCGTGATATGGAGTTTGTGCATTTAAAAGATATGAGAGCTTCTTGTTTCGAACCTATAGAGACATTATCAGGTATAAGATGGCAAAATAATACTTACTATTATCAATCGACAAAGGATGCATCTACTAATTTCTTCTTTGATCATTTGGCAAAAGGTACTTATGTTTTTGAATATCCTGTATATGTAAATCGTAGTGGTGAGTATTCCAATGGAATAACTTCGATACAATGTATGTATGCTCCCGAATTTGTATCTAATACAAATGGCATAAAAGTGATTGTTCAATAATA encodes:
- a CDS encoding alpha-2-macroglobulin; translation: MKKRLILGLSLLLSIGVFSQTLKNGGSMKTYEQQWTQMQKFEKDDLPKSATGVVDEILKQAVADKNTPQVIKALIYKNKYKVATDKQENTQLFTDLENLIANSTDVNDKALLHSMLAELYLNYYNADRWTIDQRTNIVGFVPDDMKEWSKNIFQEKALRNLAASVKDQSSLLKQTTKSYKDIIELGDDSQRLYPTLYDFLINRAIDQSFRITSARDQASLFQKALANKKMQIGDLAVDTEGFVKLDFSGDENLITLQYYKDFLQSLLNRNMNESVVLVELQRNNYLSGQSEAYRTKHAYNFLLSLEKRNEAYDYNVEILNALIDDLNRNNPSRRNYFNVTPANDGNNKKIYDWCQYGLTKYPNYRRIDLLKSKLASLENPYARVDGPSVYHPDNKNKTFKLQYKNLKDMTIKVRDKKTKTIVKTEKIILNPKTTYSNEEQEFTIDLDKPGNYEIIADFDKKAADKSADGFFSFSISPVADFARVAGENKYEFYVVDRITGRPMKDASIIVYAVSWSPQKYTKVDEVKTNADGFVTYDITKLLAADKTQDNFRYVYRISKDGVELPDYEYFANTSVYSPTLNDEVIDIFMDRSIYRPGQTVYFKAISAKQVNKTTTLLNANKQYKVALYNANNQLVTDKRLFANEFGSLAGEFVLPQTGLSGQYRIEVGETSQYFSVEEYKRPTFQVTFDPIETSYAFGDVVKLTGHAENYSGAKVQGANVEYNITKSSFFRWWFPSATENIANGTVTTKDDGSFEIIFTAPLNDSPAGLFNNNIFNFSVEAEVTDINGETQSGNSNFVIGDVSMILSANIPSQLEKSSKEKIHVTATNLNGQPIQTKGTYTVYSVLPNDSIKAEVLSGNFTTDTATFDLKTVIAKLPSAKYLLSLNSKDDKGRDVVSRNYFILYSLDDKNPPIDTNEWFIKEQTTFNASKNAELILGVSAKNATILYDLLKGDKLLERQHLELSNANIKFVIPYKDEYGDQISAVFTYVIDEKPYIQQVILTKSEEAKELKLKFEVFRDKLRPGQQEEWRISVRDNQNKPAFAELLASMYDSSLDQLSSPNVWRFDPQYIESIYPRPFDIGSAFGTVNGSSSFRVANKYDYKPFNWDRLNWFGFNFYGYYSGFRLRGVSTLAPAPEMALQGKVAGLAVMDAANRESVQFTPPVIEEDMAVSEGNGISGSAPQIRSNFNETAFFYPQLKTDKNGETIISFIVPESNTTWNFRALAYDKSLNIGNLVASTVSRKELMVTPNMPRFVREGDKTSISSKISNLSDKAVSGRVRIEFFDPLTDKPSTIVVANQYQDFNLEKDASGSVAWLFDVPSNIDMLGCRIIAESESFSDGEQHVMPVLPNRMLVTESMTMNVNGSQTKDFTFDKFVNNKSNTLSNYRLTLEYTGNPAWYAVQALPVLSNPTNENAVNWFASYYVNTLGSFIMKQYPKVATMIDAWKKQGGNKETLVLKLQKNEELKTVLLEETPWVLDAKDEIEQMNRLSLLFDLNNTNMQTSQAIAKLQELQNPDGGWSWYKGMYSSRSMTQYILYGFSELVKLNAVEYPEEVRIMQMNALKYIDAQILEDYKNLKKYNKDWPKITNISTNQLEYLYVRSNYRDIPIDQATREAEKFYTSVVEKNWTNLNLYERSLLAVLSVHNGNKVMSDKIMNSIREYATINDEMGMFWANNTSNAFMSNSAVTVHSFIMEAFQETKASAKDMDLMKQWLLKQKQTQVWESTHATIDAIYALLSTGNDWFTISGESKIFVNNQLIESSDKELGTDYIKQSWLGDQISSSMGNVKIEKSGDGPAWGAMYWQYYEDLDKITTQKGELNIDKKLFVEKALDKGKTLVEVTESNPLKVGDKVVMRLTVRVDRDMEFVHLKDMRASCFEPIETLSGIRWQNNTYYYQSTKDASTNFFFDHLAKGTYVFEYPVYVNRSGEYSNGITSIQCMYAPEFVSNTNGIKVIVQ